Part of the Labilibaculum antarcticum genome, AGAGACAAGGGCTACTCAAATGGCAAGAAATGAATTGATTACTCTTTTAAATAAAGTAATTATTGAAGGAGGTGAAGTGTTTGATGATTTGGAATCAAAAGACGATCCATGGTATTATTGGATTCTATTTTGGAAATCTCAACCTGAGACCGAAGACAATTATGAATTTACCATTAATCCAATTTGGGAAGAATTATAGAAAAAATAATTTATGAAATATATTTTGGCAGTTCTTTTGGCTCTCGGCTTTATAGCTTGCAGTAGTAATAAAGAGAATAATGAGCTTATTAATAAGATAATCGAAGATTCGAAAAGTAAGGACGTCTCATCCACAATCGTCCGGTACCTTATCAAAGAAGATATTGAACTTCAAACCATATCAAAAGCATTAGGATGCAATGTTAGTCTTTTGTATTCAATTAATGAAGACAAGGTAAAACTAAACGAACAGGCTAGTGATAAAATTTTTGTCCTTTTTCAAGGATATTTGGATGATGGGAATGAAATATTTGAAAAATATGAAAAGTATAGAAATACAAATAAAATAATCCCAGACCATCAATGGTTAACTGAATTTTCTAAGATTGACAAAATTCCAAGGGAAGAAGCTTTGTTACGTATTGAAATGTTTAGAAATGTGGAACATCGTAAACACCTTGAATTTGTAAGTGAATTAAAAGCAACATCTTTAGAATATTTTAAGCATCAGGTGGATATTCTTGTAGATGAAGAGTTTTCGATATTTTCATGGTTAGGTGAATTAAAAGATTTATGTTTTTTAGATCAGAAAGAGAGACGTGCAAAATGGGGCGAAAGAACAAAAGAGTATTTTAATCCGATCAACTATTACACCAAACTTCAGAATAATATTACGATTTATAATAATCAAATAAATGATCAGCGTAAATTAAATATATCTCGTGTAATTGGCACAAAACACAAGAACACAATTAAGAATAAATTGCTTAATGTGAGTGGTTTCCAGATGGAAAATAAGGTGATTGATGCAATAATTGAAAAAAGTGATAATTATTCATTCATGTCTTTGTCTGAGACGATTCTAGATTTTATAACTGGGTATATAGTTGTTGGGATAATCTTTCTTCTTGGATTTTTAGGTTTGAAAATACACCCTTTATGGGTGTCTGGGCCATTGTGGGTAATTTCGATTGGAGGTTTTATTTATTTTGGTATTAAGAATGAACAAAAGATTAGGGATTCCATAAATAGTCAGATCGAAAAAATTCATCAGGAACAAGATTTTAATTTCTTTGATAAATTTGATCAAAGTACGGATGTTTATTACAATACCATGATTGATATTGTGATGGTTAATCATGAATATGAATTGAAAACAGAAGAATATCAAAATCAAATTGAGAAAATCATTAGTTCATCAGAAGAATGAAAATTACACAAGTAACTAGTGCTGTTGTTATGCTGTTGATTTTATCAGCTTGTACTAAAACAACTTTATTAAAGAAGATATTAGGAAAAGAATCGAAAGAGCTTGCTGAATTAGTTACATCTGAATCTGCTGAGAAAATTGTAGGTAATTCAAATATGTCAGATTTGATATTGATCAGCATTAAATCTTTGGATGGTAAACTCTCAAAGAAATTGACTCGCGATATTGCAGAGAATAAATCTCTGGTTGATTTGTTTAACGCTAATCCAGGTTTAATTAAAATATGGAAAAAGATAGCTCTATCTTCGGTGTCTTCTAATGCCAAGTATCTTAACTATTTAAATTCATTACCATCTGATAAATTTCTTTTTGAAGTTTCTGAAGGTGGTGTTTTATCTGTTTTCGATAATTCTAAACGAGAGCTTGCAAAGCTATTCCCTGATAAGGTAATTGCAAAATCAGGATTAAAGTTTAGTGATAATCTTTTAACTCCTGAAAAATACATTTGGAATGATTTATTAAATGGGAAGCTCATATCAAATCATCTTTATAAGGTGGATTCTTGGTTCTACCGAACTGATAAATTAGCAAGGGTATCTTCAATTCACGGCTCTGTTTTTCAACCTAAGCCAGCTTTAATAATTGATAAAGCAAAAGGTATTGCTTCAATTCCCAATGGTCCATGGGAACAGATTAGCCAACTTAAAATGTCTCCTGATGTAATCAAGAAAGAATGGAAGATCATAACTGAAGAATGGGCTGTTATTATCAAAAATAAAGGAAAGGTAAACTTTAAGATTACGCCTTTCTATAATAAATCATCAAAAGAGGTTTACCAGCACGTTGTTGAATATACCAATAAAGAGGGACGTTTTGTCAAGAAAACATTAAAGAATATGATTAACTCAATGGATAATGTTGTTA contains:
- a CDS encoding HNH endonuclease, with product MKITQVTSAVVMLLILSACTKTTLLKKILGKESKELAELVTSESAEKIVGNSNMSDLILISIKSLDGKLSKKLTRDIAENKSLVDLFNANPGLIKIWKKIALSSVSSNAKYLNYLNSLPSDKFLFEVSEGGVLSVFDNSKRELAKLFPDKVIAKSGLKFSDNLLTPEKYIWNDLLNGKLISNHLYKVDSWFYRTDKLARVSSIHGSVFQPKPALIIDKAKGIASIPNGPWEQISQLKMSPDVIKKEWKIITEEWAVIIKNKGKVNFKITPFYNKSSKEVYQHVVEYTNKEGRFVKKTLKNMINSMDNVVSKQLSDFGLNPDALKEFQMVFKGEHADELLRDFTNNVKNDKIIKWFNANPDLIKGYYKLMELSPSIRVNKRNIIDVTRQIESGAKEIFIGIPGNIGKKKVGKILKYDVEFKERIIPIGNFKFKAVFPDFSAFSIAKIRLEDVLIQAVDGEQFTFAKEVLKKQFKSNPDEIIKMLKKHNSRMVKEGKVNIFKGDILSEKEMLSKQIADIEGKGSSVFGFIWHHNEEYGILELVSHDVHVLHKHTGGKIVWNGGGANR